The Gigantopelta aegis isolate Gae_Host chromosome 9, Gae_host_genome, whole genome shotgun sequence genomic sequence gagtagcccatgtagtggcgacagcgggtttcctctcaaaatctgtgtggtccttaaccatatgtctgacgccatataaccgtaaataaaatgtgttgagtgcgtcgttaaataaaacatttctttctttcttgcttaactggtattcatatatatacatgtatattaaatattgtagccactttgtataaatattGGCAAATTTAGTCAGTGGGTCACAATACTGTCGCAGTTGCTATTTCACTTATTACCCATTTGgcgcgggatgtagcccagtggtaaagtgcttactttatgcacggtcagtttaggatcaatccctgtcgttggccccattgggctattttttgttcctgccagtgctccacaactggtgtgacaaagtctggtttgtactatcctgtttatgggatggtgcatataaaagatcccttgctgctaaccgaatagagtagctcatgaagtggcgacagcggctttcctctctatatctgtgtggtccttaaccatatgtctgacgccatataaccgcaaataaaatgtgttcagtgtgttgTTAAAGCATTTCCTTTCTTTATTGCCCATTTATGTGAATTATGAAAGCTGTGTTCTTTAGGGTGGGATATTTCGTCTCTGAACATGGCGGATGCGATGGCCCGTGCTCGTGTTCTCGACTACAACATTCAGCAGCAGTTGGTTCCCTACATGAAGGCGATGAAGCCCCGCCCATCTGTCTACTTTCCCGACTTCATCGCTGCCAACCAGGCGGACCGCGCGGACAACGTCCTTAATCTGGCCACTAAGCAGGAGCTGCTGGTTCGCCTGCGTCAGGACATCCGCGACTTCAGGGAGGCGAGTGGCGTCGACAAGGTGATCGTCTTGTGGACGGCAAACACAGAGCGCTTCTGTGACGTGCGGGAGGGTCTGAACGACACGGCCGAGAATTTGCTGCACAGTATCAAATACAACGCAGCCGATGTGTCGCCGTCCACCCTGTTCGCCACGGCGGCCATACTGGAAGGTGCCACGTACATCAATGGGTCACCCCAGAATACATTTGTACCAGGCGTCCTCGAACTAGCTGAGAAGAAAAAAGTGCATATTGCTGGCGACGACTTCAAGTCGGGTCAGACCAAGCTGAAGTCTGTTTTGGTGGACTTCTTGATCAGCGCTGGCATCAAACCCATCTCCATTGTGAGCTACAACCATCTCGGCAACAATGACGGCAAAAACCTCTCTGCGCCTCAGACATTCCGTTCTAAAGAGGTGAGTTTGTCTTaatccatttttattttctgcAGCAACCTTCGTCTTCAGTGGGTTCCGGACAGTGAGTACGTGTGGGTGTTTATATCTTTGAAAGTAGCAatgcattgaaaaaaaaataattctagaTTCTCTTTTGCTATTGATCACTTCAGCTCGGTCAATAATgagataattaaaacaaaaacaccaacaacactTTCTAAATTATACTTTAGCCGACCCCGCCATGAAAAAGTTTTGCAAGTAGTAATTAATTGCTCCATAATTTAGAGTTCAGATGACCTGGCTGTTTGCAGTCATTCTGTTTTGGTTAGTCACTGCAACACGTTTTCTGTAGGCTGGCCTTTTAAGATTAACTTTTTATCATATCAATTTACTGATGAATTACTGATGGATTAGAAATAAACCTCGGTGGAACTAACTGTTACACACAGGCTCAGTGTTAGTCAAATTGCAACATTTGTGTGTAAATGTTCACCTTGGAGCCAAGCAAGAACCCTCTTCCTACGCGTATCCATGTTCATACCAGGCGTGACCAATAGGTTGAACGAAAATACACACTTACAGCAACAATTGCATATGCATTTCATGTTTGTCAAAATTAACCATTTACACAATAAATACTTCTGTGTGTATTTGATACAAATCTGAGGGAGGTAttgtttcgttgtttttgttaattctaTTCACTAGTATTAGGACTGTCAGTGCCACAGATAAAACATCAAGGATTGTTTAGAACTGCATTTGCTTATTAAGAGACAACAGCAGGGGTTTAAACATTTTCAGAAATATTACTCGCACAGGGCAAGTGCCAATCAGATGGtcacttgccccatatatttttccacgAGCTCATACTTTTTgaggtaaccaattgtgttactgtgtttaatttaatacagtgctcaataatgtaataatcttgGCAATAGGTTAAAACActgggctcaaagtaaacaAGAGCTctattacaaatgtttttaaatattgcagGCTTGGTAAACAACAGCAGGGGGAGGGGAGTTGTACATCGATTACAGCCTTGTatttttatcataatttatttgttaaaaacaaaattaataaagcagaaaaaaaatcatgcaTATATTCTTGTATGTTTAGAGGGCATCGCACCATCACAATTATggcgtagggctaatgaaatctaacttcacCTTAGACATTCATTTTACACaaacgtagatttacatttgcaaagccgatgataaattaatcgatgtactccagtggtatcattaaacaaaacaaaattatttatatttgcaaAGTCCTGAAAAACATTAAGTTCTGCTACATGGTTTATCACATTAAactaaaacatcttacaacttttataagaatccactacataatatttatgttttgtttgagTGAACTCGGAAATTATTAACTCGTTAGTAGCACTTGCTTTATGTCCccgttcatttgcaaagagcagATTCCGGAACCGCATTACcatctaatttaattttaatatggcAATTTTAAACTGCTCCCACCTCATATACCATGTTTGTaatgattaaacattttgattgcacacacaaggtatgtatactttatttttatataagcaGTAAAGTGTATTGGACACTATTTCCAATTTGAAGATCATCGAACCTATTACTTGTACAATTTCAATCGAACGTTCAGTGGAGGGAATTACCAATCTCAGTTGATAGTAAAAGGGTAATAACTCTAAATTGTTATcgaacttttcaacacattgttgTCCGTTTTGGTGTGTTAACGCATAggcaagagttccgatcgttccagcgtttagggttagagttagttCTCCTTAGAGCTGTGTAAATGCTCAAACGATTGGAACTCATTTCAAATTGTAATGTtcagatttgtaacaaaatgaaaataagttttagGTGTTACATTAGTCATTTGTCATCGGGCCTATATATGCATATGcagttaaaataattacttgCCCAACTCAGGCGTTGGGTGGTGGGACTTTTGATCCCCTGAACAGTAATTCTTTTTACATTTGAACAGTATTATGGTATTTggtgaaatataaaatatatgacataaaatatattaatatgaccCGTAACTGGTTTGAGTAGTATTTAAGGGTGGGTAAAAATAAAGATGAATGCAAAAAACTAAAGAAGAATATTAACACATGGGGGTTTGGTGCTGCAATTCTCTGAAATGAACCAGTAAGAACACTGCAATGGTGTTAAGCTGTTCACAATATGGAATTACAGTAGTTTTTGCAGTTACTTTCAAAATAGTGAAAATAGGGAGGGTGACAAAAATGTATTGGCAGGTGGCGTCACACAAGGCTAGTCATGGGTAATCAAAAacatttgccaaattatctaaaaaatacaaaacctATTCTCACCTGGACAGTTTGAGGATCACCTTGCAGTTAAATgttgtatacattttatttgaaacttcatgtgattgctTGCCATGTCCCATTTCATGAGAGTTGTCTACTGCTTGCCCTGATTTTGCTCATATTTTGTTGTGTTGGCAATAACAATTCATTTACTGGCATTGTCAGTGATATTTAGAATTTCCATCAATGTTTTGCAGTTGTCAAAGAGCAATGTGATTGACGACATGGTGCAGTCAAACAACATCTTGTACAAAGACGGGAAGAAGCCGGACCACTGCGTGGTGATCAAGTACGTGCCGAGTGTGGGCGACAGCAAGCGCGCGATGGACGAGTACACGTCGGAGATCATGATGGGTGGCACCAACACCATCGTCATCCACAACACGTGCGAGGACTCCCTGCTGGCCTGCCCCCTCATTCTTGACCTTGTCATCGTGGCAGAGCTGTGCGAGCGCATTCAGTTCAGAGTGGACCCCGCTCACGACTTCGAGACCTTCAACTCAGTGCTGTCCATCCTCAGCTTCTTGTGCAAGGCTCCGCTGGTTCCCAAGGGAACCCCAGTCATCAACGCTCTGTTCCGCCAGCGGGCATGCATCGAGAACATATTCCGTGCTTGTATTGGACTCGCGCCTGTTAATCACATGCTGATGGAGTACAAGCATGAGAGAATAACTACCCTACTACCTCCAGCTCTGCATTCGGTGCCAGAAGTGAAGAAAGTTGGAAAGAAGATCGTGTCAAATGGAGCATGTGATGTCACTAATGGCTACCACAGACACTGGGAAGAAGAAGACGATGGCAGCATGGAGGCAGAGAAGTAGGAAGTAAATGACAATCATGTATCCGAGTTGTTTACCTTTAATAGGGgcattaaaactaaataattgtTTAACTTAATTGGACATTCAACTCTTCGACATACAAGGTGCCTGTAAAGACGACTGACCTAGCAAAACCGTCTGTCGGAAACTGCCACATCAAGCAAGCCCAGCGGTGAAGATGAGATTTGAACTTTTCGATGCACATTTTAAATTGGATTTCCTGTTTCAGGTTGGATAATGTAGATCGTTCGAGGTACACACTATAAAAAGAAACGTTAAACTTGATGTCATATTGGTTGCTACTATTGGCCAATATTGCTTGTATTCAGTCGAATGGCCACACTAGACAGTTTTGATGACATTTTTGGTGCTTCTATTGAGataattgtgaaataaaatatgtttgttcaATCCACCTGTGGCATCTTTGAACAAGCATATTTTCATTTGGTACTTTGGTATTTTTGTCTTAGAAAATGTAATGTCTTATTTTTAAACATAGATGTTTGAAAAAGTCGGGTCATCAAGTAAGTTCATATACAGACTGATGGGGGGAATATActaaaaactacatgtacactatacaatatattatgtagATTATAATCAAATATTGCTTAGTTTGTATGCAGTTTATCATATCATACATAGGCTTGCAATATGACTACTTTGTTGTAACTTGGGTTAggtgtgtaatattattattaatatgtgcTGTTTGTAGTAAAAGATAGTTAATGATGCTAGAAGAGAGAATGATATCACATCACCTTTTTATCATCAGATAGCCGTAATATTGGGCACGGTCCAAATTATCCAGGAAACAAACTAGTGAAGGATAATGTTGTTATCCACGATGATTGTAAATAACAAGTGATTTATAACTTGCATGGATTTGTAGCTTGGCATGTGATTTAATGATTTGTGTGCCAAACATTTTTATGCCCTTTTATAGGAATAATCGGGTGAGTTTTGAGGGCCCTGCTACATGTTTCACATGCATCCAGACTGTGATAAAGAATTTCACCACCAACTTGAGCAGGAGATGAACATTTCATGGTTATTATCGTCCTCTTGTGATCGTGAGACCACACATCCTGACACGACCCATGTAAGAACCAGATGTTAAGAATCATGTCGCTCGCATGTAGAGGATACTTTGTCATTTGAGGCAGAGTTTGATAGtttgacaatttgtttttattgtaatacaCTCAAAATTAAATCTCTTTACAGACTAGGAAAGCATATAATTATAAAGTGTTCtttatgaaaaaagaaagaatctCTGTCATGTCAGAACTCTGGGGGAAGTCTGaggttgtgcccatgacagacgtgcttgaacagttctctgatggaagaatgccaaaaattacccacacccacaaaagaaagaaaaggttttaatgattttcttcattttaacCTGCAGAGGTGcttagtttaattttatttttaagggtatttttaTTATGACAAAACCACTATGTGTTggtaatgtttaaaatttgtattttttatgttatttatttatgaaagtCATGTCGGATTTTAAATACAGTACATGTTTTAGAAGTGAACAAAATTGTactttaactaaaacaacatatttataaAGTACAAAAAGTTTTCAAGGTTTGCCATATTCCAATCTTGCATCTTTTTTCATCAGGAAATTTGGTATACTTTGGCTAGTCATACTTTCTTTGGTGTCTTGTAAAATCCGGTGATTCATGATAAAATTTGTCATTTCAGAAGACAAagtttaaaggaagggacaattaaggcatttggcctggtatgcatattcaacgatatataatgcacattattgcttaatatcaacaagtataatcttatagttaattaataaaacagttaaatgtgatggctattatatataacggccgtggccattttgtaccattccagtgaatatgcctgctggcgagctggtggttacctaatacctaacgtgtcacgtcagaaattagtcttcgaactgaagaaacaaaacatacctgatttctgcggatgcatcgcaatgttctgttaTAATGTCCATCTTAGTAAGCCgacaacaagtatatattatttttcaatacaaaataaaccaccattgtcaaagtgttgaaataactattatgttttgtacataaattaacccacatactgaaataatcggagtgttttcttggttaattggtctttccTTTCCgaggcctgtacctgtggttcctgattggcaggtgtatatttagacggtcccaagacactgtgtctagacacactaaaaagacgtacctcttttattaagatcacaaggtattgttTGATAGCCACgcggacacccctcaaatcgtaatgggctttattactgtaagtaatctgtaaaaccctttattaagtagactttcccatctaaaatcacaaaaattaccaattacatagtcccaaagaaaagaaaattatcacttgggtatcgtgagtggtcgttttagctcgaacgtaccctaccaataggcctaataataaaaataaaatctttggatttttttaaagagaaaaatacttgaactccatttcgttcttattgatgcaaattgaaatatatttagtttaatagtttatgatattatcaagtcatttatgttgttttgcaagtcaggttgataaaagtgaagcgccttgttgtaaattagagtgtttgtttacactgtgcttagaggttttggacggagctgacgctACTTCGCCcaaagctataccaccggacgtcacaaaaacgaaacaaaatggcccCCAGTtaacaggaataatcatgtttttttattaactcttaaaattacgcgtttttcatttgttaaagtgtcagtacg encodes the following:
- the LOC121381956 gene encoding inositol-3-phosphate synthase 1-A-like gives rise to the protein MSVEVNSPDVTYSETYIESKYNYQTTNVQLNNGKLVATPVSTTYTFRTRRKVPKLGVMLVGMGGNNGTTVIASTIANRLGLSWNTKDGKKCANYYGSITQASTVCLGTGPDGEVYVPLNNLLPMVHPNDIVFDGWDISSLNMADAMARARVLDYNIQQQLVPYMKAMKPRPSVYFPDFIAANQADRADNVLNLATKQELLVRLRQDIRDFREASGVDKVIVLWTANTERFCDVREGLNDTAENLLHSIKYNAADVSPSTLFATAAILEGATYINGSPQNTFVPGVLELAEKKKVHIAGDDFKSGQTKLKSVLVDFLISAGIKPISIVSYNHLGNNDGKNLSAPQTFRSKELSKSNVIDDMVQSNNILYKDGKKPDHCVVIKYVPSVGDSKRAMDEYTSEIMMGGTNTIVIHNTCEDSLLACPLILDLVIVAELCERIQFRVDPAHDFETFNSVLSILSFLCKAPLVPKGTPVINALFRQRACIENIFRACIGLAPVNHMLMEYKHERITTLLPPALHSVPEVKKVGKKIVSNGACDVTNGYHRHWEEEDDGSMEAEK